GTAGGTACCCTTTTGACGGATATCAAACTCATAGGTAAATGTCGTTCCCGGAGCAATGGCCGGAAAACTGATGTTGGGAACCCCATCCATTCCCGGCGGCAATAAGATCCCATGCCAATGGATTGAGGTCGGCACAGACATCTCATTACGGACATGAATGCGAGCATGATCGCCTTCGTTAAAGGTCAGAACCGGTCCGGGAATCCCCCCATTGACGGTCATCGCATCAGCAGTCACGCCATCGAGAGTCACGGCTTGGCGTGAAATCGTCAAGGAATATTCTACCGTAGCACCACGAGCCGGAGCCACGACGAGAGGCCCGAACATCGCCGCCAGAATCAGAGCTATCCCTAGGCGCATCAAATTCTCCTTTCTGGTTTGGAAACAATAACTTTCATTTCACATTAACAGCTTTAGACACTTTCACAACCATCCCTGCAGCAAACACTCGAACCACAAAACAGTCCTCGCAAAATGGGGCGATACGATACTGGACGCCAAGTAGCATTTTTGATACTATCCCGGCAAGTTATCGGTAAAACCAAGGGGCATGCAGTCAACATATTCTTTGACTCGCCGATCAAGCAATCGGTCGACGCTGGTCAGACACAGGGGGAGGCGTGGAAGAGTTACTCAGCACCAAGGAGCAGGCGATTCTTCTTGATATCGCTCGAACAGCCATCGTCAGCCATGTGCGCCATTCGGAGGTCTGTGTCGTGCCACGGGAAGAACGACGCCTGAACATCAAGCGCGGCTGCTTTGTCACCATCAAACAGGACGGCAACCTACGCGGTTGCATCGGCAATTTCCAATCGGAAATTCCGCTCTTCAAAGAAGTTTCACAAATGGCCGTTGCCTCATCGAGTAACGACCCGCGTTTTTACCCCATGAAAGAGGAGGATCTGGACAATTTCTCACTGCAGATTTCAGTCCTGTCTCCACTGGTAAAAATCGCCACCCCGGACGACATTGAGGTGGGTAAGCACGGCATTTACATGGAAAAAAGTCATTACCGCGGAGTCCTGTTGCCACAGGTGGCGACGGAAAACCGCTGGGATCGCACCACCTTTCTCAGCCAGACCTGCCTCAAAGCCGGTCTGCCGCCGGAGGCCTGGCAGGATGGCGATACCGACATCTACATCTTCAGCGCCCAGATTTTTGGCGAAGAGCACTAATCGCCAGGGACTGCTGACCGGATTCAAAACAAAAAAGGGAAAACCGCCACGGTTTTCCCTTTTTCATTGATCAGAAGAAGTCGTGCCACAACCAATCCAGCCGTCCCCGTTTGACAAAGTGGATGCCACTGAATTTCATCACCTGGCGGATGCGCTCTCGCATTTGCGGACGATAGCAATGGACCGGGCAGTCCTTGCAGGCCGGTTTCGGATTGAGCGGACACCGCTGCAAGCGTTGCAACGCATAATCCAGCAACTCAGCACATTCAGTGCAATAGTGCCGGCCCTGATCTTCGCGTGCAACAGAGACACCTGCGTTGAGATGATTCTGTCGGCAAAACGTGGCAATGAAGACACGCAGCACTTTTTCATCTTTGGCAAGCCGCTTCGCAGAAGTCATCTCCGCATTACACCTCGATTCCCGCCGCCTGAATAGCGCTGGGATCATGGGCATGACAGGGAGTGACCGCATAAACCATCCCGCACTGCGAGCACTTGCCTTCAAAGGTGGTCATCTCAAAAGGCGTCTGACACTCCTGACAGGTCAGCGTCACGGCTGTGGGCATGGCCTGAGGGCTGAAGCCCATGGCGCGCACTTTGTTCAAGACATCCATTCCGCTGTTAAAATGTGCACTACATCCATCATGCATGATGTTATCTCCTTGGTTAATTTTTTAAAGAACGTCCAGGGTATCCCCCTGGCGAATCCGATGACGTAACGCCATCAGTTGTTGATCCAGTTGTTCGAGTTGCTTGAGATTGGCCCGTTCGGCATCGCTGGTGTCAATGATCCGCGCCACGCCGCCATGACGGATCACCAGCCGCCGCTGCCCCATCAGGGCCAGGATCGGGTCATGGGTTGCCATCAGGACAATCTTCTCCTCACGCACCAGCAACGCCAGGGCTTTTTTACGATCAATCCCGGCATTTTCGATCTCGTCGATCAGCACAATGGGAGACTGGCTGAGAATCGCCGTGTCGGCGATCATCAGTGCCCGCGACTGTCCGCCGCTGAGCGAGGTG
The Desulfuromonas acetoxidans DSM 684 DNA segment above includes these coding regions:
- the amrA gene encoding AmmeMemoRadiSam system protein A → MEELLSTKEQAILLDIARTAIVSHVRHSEVCVVPREERRLNIKRGCFVTIKQDGNLRGCIGNFQSEIPLFKEVSQMAVASSSNDPRFYPMKEEDLDNFSLQISVLSPLVKIATPDDIEVGKHGIYMEKSHYRGVLLPQVATENRWDRTTFLSQTCLKAGLPPEAWQDGDTDIYIFSAQIFGEEH
- a CDS encoding nitrous oxide-stimulated promoter family protein; the encoded protein is MTSAKRLAKDEKVLRVFIATFCRQNHLNAGVSVAREDQGRHYCTECAELLDYALQRLQRCPLNPKPACKDCPVHCYRPQMRERIRQVMKFSGIHFVKRGRLDWLWHDFF